The Harmonia axyridis chromosome 3, icHarAxyr1.1, whole genome shotgun sequence nucleotide sequence ggctcttcttctcggttgttgcaactgctttcttcgttttcgttacagcggcttgttttttggcaacagtagacttctttttcttcttgtcggTCACCACAGCTGATGCCGAAGTGGATTTTTTAAGATCATCTTTGGACTTGGAGGTGGCTTTTTTAATCACTTTCTTCTGGGATCCCGATGTCGAACCACCAGCTGCCAATTTGAACGAACCAGATGCGCCTTTTCCTTTTGTCTGAACTAAAGATCCAGATTGCACAGCTGATTTGAGGTATTTCTTAATGAAAGGAGCCAACTTTTCCGAATCTACTTTATAGTTGGAAGCTATAAATTTCTTGATGGCCTGCAATGACGATCcacttctttctttcaaatctttgatggcgttattaaccatctctgaagtcggaggatggttgggtttggcctgtttcgcggtcgcagtctttttctcggatttcttcgcagttttcgcaccgattggaacggacgcaccgctttgttgcacctctgtatcggcagaagacattatcgtgataattgatgaaatcgttacacggtatatatatttatctatatatgtatatatgtatatatatcaAGAACGTTAGATACACTTTCTgcaggaaaaatactgaaaattaatgcattaaaactgaagtcgacggaactttggctagaaatgtatgaatatgaggattatttcgagcaaaatgctcaattgatcaatccttgaaatttccgaatggaaaaatcaaaaatagaaaatttctgcacCATATCGTCTAGAAATATTCCCGGAAAATTTCCCATAATCGATAATAAACGACATTCGAACGAAGGAATGTGAATTCCGGTATAAAACGCTATCGTTAACAAAGGTGGTCCTTCGAGCCAGAGTATTGGCCTCAGTTTTCTCCATGTAATTTGATTAATAGGAAATATAATCAATTGTATTTCAGGGAAcgtaaattgttcgaattttcattaattcaaagcatacttgatataatcgataactttcctacaattagggttattatagttctgaaagtggcgagtcggtagggtgatctagtgtggatgaatcttctaactgttcaatgaagacaattttaaatcaactcgtgagaaataacagacaggaaaggataataatcgtattttggagcaggctggaaatgtagctgattgttcataaattcatagaaaagctTTTCCGCTACATAATGCCGTTATACAAAAGAGCGTTCGGAAAAAGTAGTCAATCTAATATGAAAACTCGATTAATGTTAGACACGCACTAACGGATGAATTACCTGAAGAACGGACCAGGAGGTAATCATACAAattaatagtttgaaaaaaaaaggataatataaaatctccataaaaaaaaacaatttgtaatcccatactggaagcaggaatcagcgaatgatataaatgggaaccagcgatatcgtgcaaacaaaactatattacctcatttaattaagatatcaaataattcagtaagtaaactacttttaataattcaagtgaaatactAAATTGTTAATTCTGCACTTCAAACATGTGAAACTTAATTAACACGGGAGAGTATAAATCTCAAGTATAATATTGTCAGTCCAATGGGCACTGGAAGAATGTCTAGGTAAAGTTGCTTCACCCtccactcattattattatcatattataataatattgtattataattatattataatggatatggaatgtcttgatgatgagtctgataactcactggcagattgaatggtcatagaatcgaaagtataaatttccatcaactcGTCATTAAGCTGAACGATGAAGAGAGCCTGAAATGTTTATGATGATGAGTACATACTGgcagatttaatttttattgttattaacggTCATAATAGTGCCGTaatgtaattttccataaatctgttattgaagaaaagaagaaagaaagaggtGAGCAATGAAGAATTTTTGCTGGTTTATGCAATGGTATTGTTGATCGGAGTCATGTAATATACAGCGAAAACAAGATCCCTATATGAAGAATAAGGAATATTGTTCAAAAAGCATTAATACAAGGATGTGCCACGTCCCCGACACTTGTTAACAATATAGAACAGAAATGAACATCTGAACACGCTGAGAGGTTTTGGTGAGCAGTTTGCATGTAATATTTTTGGCAGACGCTCTATTGTAAGATTCACTactaatgatgttatatttaagTGAAAGCAATTAATATGATTAATACCGGCACCACTGACATCATCAGCATATTTAATGgcctaatatatatatatatatatatatatatatatatatatatatatgaacccAGCGGTTCATATTTGACACCCTTATGAGAGATAAGTTCAACGGttgatatatatgttttttctttgtaaatataATATGGATTGTACCGTGTGTGAAATATTGTGCAATGCGGGATAGGAATGAGAAAATTGGCTTCTCGATTAGAAAATGTGTGATCTCGTTATACGCGGAGGGGATTAACTTAGCGAGAATTATCAACTCAAACGGGTGGGATGAACgaaacttcttcttcttgatagtgccaatccgttatcggatattggagaccattctggctattgtgaccttattcactgctgcacgaaacagtccaattgttgtttCCCAGAACCAGACTCTCAAATTTCAGAGCCACGAAATTCTCCTCCTGCCGGGACCTCTCCTTCCCCCAACCATGCCTGCTGtattaggggttgtccattaatcacgtgatctttttttagcattttttaaacccccctcacccattggtgatacgtagtgaggtttaagaccaccccccctcccccttctcaacatcacgtgtatttttagtacctacaacgaatcttaaaattttctgaatattatcttaatttaaatacaggtataaactataatctttcttctgaaattaaggaccataataaaaatgtccacaccaggttgcaagttttttttgattgccataacaataataataaacgaaaagtgtaatcataggaaaaacatgtattgtactagtacatgaatatatttaataagaagtcgtattttggtcttcttgttcaggtcgtgaatcgtgaaaagttttttcattttaatgaaagctGCTCTTGCCTTTTCAATCCTACAGCGGATTTCCCTTGAATGATCCCATGCCGAGGTACGAAATTGTTTCGACTCTCTACCATTCTGTTGTCGATGTAAAGTTGATGAACGGAACGCgcagaagaaataattatatatcttaTCGCCGCCTACCGTCATCgattctgtgaaaatattttatggaataatttatatatgcccatttcttaatttgttcaaattgataaaataaggtggcaataaaatttggataagAAATGTTCCTCCTAGAGCACTACTAACTAAATGCTTATAAACTTGAATAGACAACACTTTTGTTTGTCCTcggaatatttatatattttgtgatCGTATGGTCACAGCAAttccaagtaaaaaaaaattaataaataatatttatagttgggtgaatgaaaatgttagctGTTTACCCTTAACGGTGAATTCCAAAAGAATTATCTCGTCATTGTAATTTGGTTGCCCATCTCACGGACAGGTTTAGCCTTTGTGGGAATTTTGTTTGCTTTCGGATTGTATGATATTTGTGTAATGGAAAAAACGAAGAAACGTTAACTTTGTGGTCCTGAAAAGGACCGAtagcaatatttcgatggtgaaaTTTAACCTCCGAAACCGTACAACGTACGACCTTGGCGTTTCAAAGCATATACGACGTCCATTGCTGTTACAGTCTTCCTTTTTGCGTGTTCGGTGTAAGTTACAGCGTCTCTAATAACGTTTTCTAGGAATACCTTAAGTACACCTCTAGTTTCTTCGTAAATCAAACCAGAGATACGTTTCACCCCTCCGCGGCGGGCCAATCTTCTGATAGCGGGCTTCGTGATTCCTTGGATATTGTCTCGTAGAACTTTCCTGTGACGCTTAGCGCCACCTTTTCCCAAACCCTTACCACCTTTGCCTCTGCCAGTCATTTTTCCGTTAACGATTACAATAACAAGAATTAACCATAGAGAAAGGAGGTAAAGAGTGACGACTCAGGggtaaaataaataagcgtGATTGTGGCGACCTTATGGGCAGGGATTGGAACTAACGATGTTTTGATTCTGCGCACTTGACgccttattatttcataattcgaaagaactcacaatttgaatgaaaacctgcaccgaaaattgtgaaaaaactgtaatatcaattacaatttgttcaatatttcagtgaggttATGCATCCAAGTTAATATTTTACCTCAGTAATAATACTCAACTAAAattgaaatactttttattgcagataattatacaaattgatatttatgaacagaaattaatgaaatattagaTATATCGTATTGTATCACTTAACTATTGAagaaggaaacatttcatttgaagattaacaataaaataacaatttctgtGATTACTGACAACAATCCAGGAAATCGAAGGGTTGATTTAGAATTGGCATCTTGAATTCTTTGGCAGAACTCCCACATAAGCTGTTCGAAACctggaacaaagtgaaaaattaaCGGTGATCCTGGAAAGATTTTTGTAAAAAGTGAGGTGATAACAAAAGAACAATATGAAGTGAAAGTAAAGCTCTGtttgtttcactttttttttttttatttttcttttcgcCCTGAGGAATGAAGAAGCTCTAACAGCCTTTCCTAGCAGCTGGGCTTGTGACGTAACGCTGCTAGGACTTGTGTGGGGCTCTCACCCACTAAACTCCCACCTCATATCGTAGGTGTTTTGGcaaaagtcaattttttttggaaaacataTCCGAAGAATATTGAAGTTTCTATGGATGGCACATTTTCAGAAGCAGAACCTGTTTAGTCAGTAGCATATCATTTTGATAATACTAAAATTATTATGCAACTGACTtaatgaattttgtttttaaaaatatgtaCTCATAGGAATTTTAGTATTCTTGAGAAATGTATTCTAAAAAACAGACACGATGACCATGACACCATGTTAACATACAAAATAAActacatttcacaaaaaaaaatggaaaaataaatatagggAGGAGTGGTTTGGATATCAAGCTTTGATACCCAAACCAATCCTccttactttattcggcaaataattatctaactaaataaatatatatatatatataaaaaaaaacaaaaatactgaCAGTAACTGAAAATCTTATTTCTATCACAGATATCATTTGTAAATAAACATATATTATgtatatcaacaaaaaataaaaccgAATTCTGGTGGAACAACTAAAAgaataagaagttttattcTATCAGATAAAATCTAtatat carries:
- the LOC123675204 gene encoding histone H4 is translated as MTGRGKGGKGLGKGGAKRHRKVLRDNIQGITKPAIRRLARRGGVKRISGLIYEETRGVLKVFLENVIRDAVTYTEHAKRKTVTAMDVVYALKRQGRTLYGFGG
- the LOC123675415 gene encoding histone H1B-like codes for the protein MSSADTEVQQSGASVPIGAKTAKKSEKKTATAKQAKPNHPPTSEMVNNAIKDLKERSGSSLQAIKKFIASNYKVDSEKLAPFIKKYLKSAVQSGSLVQTKGKGASGSFKLAAGGSTSGSQKKVIKKATSKSKDDLKKSTSASAVVTDKKKKKSTVAKKQAAVTKTKKAVATTEKKSPKAAKSPSKAKKIAKSPTKKPKAPKPKSVKSVATPKNAYFEA